In Uranotaenia lowii strain MFRU-FL chromosome 2, ASM2978415v1, whole genome shotgun sequence, one genomic interval encodes:
- the LOC129745242 gene encoding glycoprotein-N-acetylgalactosamine 3-beta-galactosyltransferase 1-like: protein MKVIELGTRNHGQPRTLVTLIFGTVLGFMFATFITSNNSRVPSFPEYYHSRGSPPPIVSDPHTGHDLKDAAGPEKDVGFHAAHEEAHAHENSSMANQLQREVRVLCWIMTNPSNHKKKALHVKRTWGARCNKLIFMSSKEDPLLDSVALPVSEGRDNLWAKTKEAFKYIYQHHLDDADWFLKADDDTYVVLENLRYMLYPYSASFPIYFGCKFKPFVKQGYMSGGAGYVLSKTAVKRFVEEAIPNQNCRQDHNGAEDVEMGKCMEVAKVLAGDSRDSLGRGRFFPFVPEHHLIPNHVDKDFWYWKYIYYKTDEGLDCCSDNAISFHYVSPNQMYVLDYLVYHLRPYGIVAHSQPLPKKLSLNEIVQSDDRSKTTENPLAGGTSKDSDKGEAQITKDNNEELNDNALFE from the exons GAACTCGCAACCATGGCCAGCCCCGAACGCTGGTCACACTCATCTTTGGGACGGTCCTGGGCTTCATGTTTGCCACCTTTATCACCTCCAATAACAGTCGGGTGCCATCGTTTCCGGAGTACTACCATTCGCGTGGTTCTCCCCCTCCTATCGTTAGTGATCCTCACACAGGACACGATCTGAAGGATGCAGCAGGGCCGGAGAAAGACGTTGGGTTTCATGCGGCCCACGAAGAAGCTCACGCTCACGAGAACTCCTCAATGGCGAATCAGTTGCAGCGAGAAGTACGGGTTCTGTGTTGGATCATGACCAACCCTAGCAATCACAAAAAGAAAGCACTGCATGTCAAGCGAACCTGGGGTGCGCGTTGCAACAAACTCATTTTTATGAGCTCCAAAGAAG ATCCACTGTTGGATTCAGTTGCTCTTCCTGTCAGCGAGGGACGGGATAATCTTTGGGCCAAAACCAAAGAGGCATTTAAGTACATTTATCAGCATCATCTGGACGATGCAGACTGGTTTCTTAAGGCTGATGATGACAC ATACGTGGTGCTGGAGAATCTTCGATACATGCTGTATCCATACTCAGCGAGCTTTCCAATTTATTTCGGTTGCAAATTTAAACCTTTTGTGAAGCAAGGGTACATGTCCGGGGGCGCAGGCTACGTTCTTAGCAAAACTGCCGTCAAGAGATTCGTGGAAGAAGCCATCCCTAACCAAAACTGTCGACAAGATCACAACGGAGCTGAAGATGTCGAAATGG GAAAATGCATGGAAGTGGCTAAGGTGTTAGCTGGTGACTCTAGAGATTCGCTCGGACGGGGACGATTTTTCCCATTTGTTCCGGAACATCATCTTATACCCAATCACGTAGATAAAGATTTTTGGTACTGGAAATATATCTACTATAAAACAGATGAG GGTCTTGATTGCTGTTCGGACAATGCCATATCGTTCCACTACGTATCCCCGAACCAGATGTACGTTCTGGACTATCTAGTCTATCATCTGCGGCCGTACGGAATTGTCGCACATTCGCAACCGTTGCCAAAGAAGCTGTCGCTTAACGAAATCGTTCAGTCGGACGATCGGAGTAAAACCACGGAAAATCCGTTGGCTGGAGGTACCAGTAAAGATTCAGACAAGGGCGAAGCCCAGATCACCAAAGATAATAATGAAGAGCTCAACGATAATGCTCTTTTCGAATGA